The DNA region GGTATGACAAGGCTACCAATGGtgaaaatattagaaataaGAGAAGAATAATTCTtatagaagaaaattaaaaaataaaaattaattgtattgtTTAAGCACAGGCAGGTATACTCCCCTATAGGtcaaactaaaataaaacattCTCTTTTCAAATGAGAAAAGGTACAGAACAGTGAGATGGtatgcacacaaacacaaagcACCATGTCATTGTCATATACACAAGCACAAATTGCCACATCATTGTCATGTATAaatccattttttcttttcttttgtaaattttccaATTTAGTATCATAtttgttcatgcattgtttacaGAACATAGGATTTGgacttctctcttttcctcttagCATAAGGAAAatctttcaagaaaattaagaaCACGGTAACAAAAAATCAACAGAATGCATTACTGAGACATAAATGGTAGCAAATGGAGCAAAAAACAAACATATTGCAATTGATAgaaacaagaaaggaaaaattgaTCACTCACATGGGTACCATCACGACCGGCCAATGGAGAGTCATTGACTCCAAAAGTCATAGAAATGGTCGGGGGATCCAACTCAACAGTGGGCAATGCCGTCATAACCTTGGCAAACGCAGTCATAAGTTGAAAACAAATCAATATCATTTATTTGGGTTATCAATAAATATAACACTGAAATGATTATAACTGAAAAATGCAAATAACACACTATATGTGGACTATCATCTACAACTtgaatacatacatacatacatacatacatatatatatatatatatatatatgaagatgACAACATCATTACACAAAAATACAGGTTCCATAGCCAAATTAATGCCCATATGTCCATACAAATCCAAGCAtgtgtatttgtgtgtgtgaaCAAGGTGCTAACCCTAAATGCAAAAATTACAAGATGAACATGGGGAGCAAAAAAACatggaaaatatttagaaatctttagattttcaaaaagaTCCTTCGACAGAGTAATTATTTGTGACTCCAGAAAGAAATTCTTGAGTGCCTTAGACCTCTGATCTAAATTACATTATTTTAGAAAGCCAAACCactatcaaacttttttttctccattaatgcCACTATACTAGAACCATGGTCAGTTTTATCCATTTGTCTTTTAAAAGTTTGATAGTATAATCtttcaatttgaattaaaattaagGAACAcataatagtgaaatccctaattttatctttagttttctctcctttctccttTCTCCATTTTTTCTCCTCTATCTCCCAATTTTCAGCTTTCCTCCTTGTCCTTATTTTTACTCTCCTATTATAACTACAAGCCATGTGTTAAATGACAAAATTACCTTCATTTATCCCAAAATTGATTGGATTGATCTGAATGAATAGAATGAACCCTGGTTTGGGCAGAACTCTAGAAGTTATTTTGGTTAGAATGATTATTTTCCTACAATGTCACATTCTGTAGCACCTAATATCCAAGAGTGGTCATGTCCAACACCTCATGTCCTTGTATAAACACAATACTCATGTCTGGGCCCACGACAtaaggaaaataatattttcataacaatgtcagtttcttttttcatttaatttgaaATACCACATCAACTTATGTGCTAATAACACATACTGGCCAATTCAAAGAACATGGTGCCAAAATGGAATAACAAAAACTGTCAATGACCTCAAAATACGAGGTTGGGGCTTATTCATGCCTTATCATGGcagaaaaaaagcaaaaagagaaCATAAATGACTCTGTGGAACAATAAAAATTGCATTCATTTACCTCCACATTTGCCACTGTATGGCCTATTGATGGACTTGCCAAACCGGCCATTGATATTATATCACCTGCTCCAGCACTATCAATTGGAACTATGGCCGTACCcttctttttcattaatttcaCCACCTACAAGACAAAACCTACAAAGTCAACCCATATGATACTGGTAATGCTTGTTGGATCAAGacaaattgtttgaaaaatagAGTATTATATTGAAATCAACACTTTAGGGTCTTTGGCATATTGTCTGGAATTTGGACCTATTTAATCAATTTATTACTATAATTGATATCAGATATCTCATATAAATTGTATTTAAATGGCAATTTGGCTTAAGTAATTCAATTACTCTTTTGAATCTTTTGCACATATTAGTAAACTTTACTTAAAGTAATAACTTCAGGAGAAGAAACAAGGTTCACAACCCTATCGCCATTTGTGTAGCATACTATGAGAAAGTGGAGAGGAGTTAAAACAATAGAGATCAGGAGTACCAGTGAATCTGAAGTTATATGCCTCATTGTTATCCAGTTaacaaaccataaaaaaaaacaggtCTGATGAGGATAGATACACACCTTagcttcttcaattttctcAACTCCAGAATCTTTATTACGAAGTCCATGGACTCTGTCACCGACACGAATGATTCCATAAGAAACGCGTCCAGTTAATATTCTTCCAAGATAGAAGTCACGTTCCATCATCGAAACCTGAATGACACTGTCATGTGTGTTTCTCACAGTTTCcaaataaggaagaaaaaaaatataaacaaaccaAGTCAAGGGGAAAATGAAACCAAATTATGCCAGATGCCCCACAAGAATTACGTTCTTTTATTCCTTCTCAGAGAGATCCCCATCATGTGGCCCAGAATTTTAAAGCAAGTTGTACTATAAAGTTTCCATGTATGAAGAacacagtaatttttttttttttgaacacaCAACCAAGCACTAGTAATATATATGCAACTCATGTGTTTTGGGTAATAATTTCTCAACTTAAAAGCACTTCAAGAACAAATCATGGATAGAGCAAATAACAAATAAGCTACCACCAATATTTCTATTCACACTTTCATATATGCAACCTCAAAAGGACAAAAAGTTcagcaagaaagaaaaatcaaacaagaaaataaacactATAAGAAACCCATGAACACTTAAATACCAACCAGCATCTGGAAAGGTGCATCAATATTAGCTGTAGGAGGAGGAACATATTTTATGATGGCATCAAGCAACTGTGACATATTTCTTGCATCAGCAGGAGGCTCTTTGGTGAAACTAGCAGAAGCCCATCCTTCTTTAGCAGAAGCATAAAGAACTGGAAAGTCTAGCTGCTCCTctagaaaaaattataagaaaatctACATTAACTTTACATAGCACATTTGTAAAGCTGGGGAAAgtcagaaaagaaaagacaaaaagaaaaaaagagtaaaattttcaacttcCTATATTTCTCGCACCTGTTGCACCAAGATTTGCAAATAGATCAAACACCAGACTTTCGACTTCATTACACCTCTCCTCAGAAACTGCGTAAatgataacaataaaaataatgactATTCTAAAGAGAAGTATGCAGATAATAGAAAATTCAcctgataaataaataatattttatcaaaagaggtataatatttttttagctgcCAAGAATAGAGTGAACTTGAGCAATTTCATGTAAGATATACTAGccaaattaaccaatttaataAAGCATGGAAAGGTTGGGAAAAGCTCAAAAGGGGTAGTCATGATTAAAAATAACATGAGAAACCataaaatagaagagagagaggatggGCAAAAACATAATACATCATCAAAATGACTTCACTCTTCATctttaagttgtttttttttcaagacCCTTTTCTGTTGCTTTTTCCTTGGACATAACACAACTAGTAACATCATGTAATTGGCATGACTTCACTTTTCGTAATTTAAAACTTAATGAGTAACATAGCCATACCTGCAGGTCGGTCTACTTTGTTCAAAAGAAGAATAGGGCGCAACCCATACTTTAAGGCTTTTGCAAGAACGAACTTTGTCTGAGCAAGTGGACCCTCTCCAGCATCTACTACTAAAATTGCTCCCTCAACCATACCAACAACTCGTTCAACCTAtatccatccaaaaaaaaaatggcttagcaaaataaattttttaaaaaaaacgtagagaagtgtatttgaaaaagatgGGTCCTTCCACTTTTAGAGCACCTTAGGATTAGCTAGCTACAagtagaagggaaaaaaatccttaaatgtTGCTTTTaagattcaaaccaaaaaactaACCTCCCCACACCTTTCCACTTGAGCTATGGCTTGAAAGGCCAACGATTTCTACCCATTGAGGTAGACTTTCAGACTATATCATACTTTCCATTAAATCTAACACTTAAATTTATGCATAACCTATTACTgttttgaataatttaaaggTCAAAGAATATGAGAGCATCGCCATGCAGAATAATGtttgccaaaattaaaatttcaagaattttaaaTATTTCCATGCCTCCTCAGCTCCTTTTATATGAGGTAATTAAATCATCAACCTTTATAACTTTCATGCCACATAAGTAAACCATAGAATTCCTTTTACTTGGATTtaacacataaaaataataaataatcagTCAAACATTAAGCTAGAAATAGTCTAGAAGTCCTAAAGCCTTTGCAGTATAAATAAATCCTAATAGAGTCTTACTTCACCGCCAAAATCTGCATGTCCAGGAGTATCAACCATGTTTAGCTCATTTTCATTCCACAAAATAGATGTAACCTGCATCGAAATATTATGTGATCAGAAAGCATTTCTAAGGAAAACATCTTATTTGTTCAGTAATAAAAATCACTTCAAATTGATAGGGCATAGCCCTAATAGGCTAAtacacaggaagtatacaagGCATATgcttaagaaaaacaaatatggAAGAAACAGGAAATATCTAAATTACAAAGATGACCAAGAAAGATGAAGAATAGAGCCCctctgccccccccccccccaaaaaaacccCCACCTTCATCCAATCAGAAAGAGATCTCGGATTAGTCTCATTACTGATATTTCAAAACCATCAAACGATCGAGATATGCTTCTAGGAAAACATAAAACAGATAAGAGATTCAATCTAATTGGAGAAGAGGGTCACCAAAACAAAGGGTCAACTACAAAATCATTTTTCTAAAGGAAGCCGATAaattttaaacacatattttatCATCAGCAATATTGAATGTTGGGTCACCATTTAAGGAGTACAACAATTTAGAAATGTAAGAAAACCTATAAGCTGTATTAAACAATAATTACCACAAAGATTCGATGTAATGGAATATCTCCTGCATTGTTTAGATCATACAGAATAAGTCATACTAAGTTATAGTAAGATAATGGATAGCACGATAATAGTATGGTGCttgatataaaaggaaacagCCTGTGAACTGCAATTAGCAAAGTTCTGTGCTCCATGGAAAAACATAGGGTGTTGCCTCTGGACTTAAGGAAGGCAAAACGAAAATTTCCCACCCTCTATTATATCACAAAATTAACTTCAATTACGTCGTTATATGGGAAACATCACTCACACTTGCTCACTTCCTCATAAAAGTAGAACTATGGAAGCCATGTAAATGGGGTCTAACAAGGATTGAAAGCCAACCAGATATAGGACACTCTTTCCATTAATTGCTTAAATGTAAATTAAGCAGTTCTtgttaatctaattaattaccAAAACATACTACACTAAAGAATCTAGAGGTCGGGCCTTGGTGCCATGGCAAGTGCGTTCCACCAAAAGTGACAAGACGCAGGTTCAACTCTGGGAATGAGCCtctccaaaatatatatatatatatatatatatatatatatatatatatatatatatatatattcgggCTAAAGGCTACCTACCAATCAACTCTCTCACACCAGACCCCCTAAAAGTGAGAGCTTTGAGCACTGGATCCGACATTTACACCACAGAAAAGATGATGATCAGTTAGCTACCCAAATTGTCATAGCATGAAATTGGAATAACAAGCTTTCTGAGCAGGTTTAAAGACTATCGTAGTATTAGATTGGAAATGAAGATCACACATTTCAagcactactttttttttttttgttatagcTTCTTAcacatatataatcaaattcAAGAAACAGATCCAAATAAAGAATTCAAACGCACTAATTGAATAACAAGAATCAAAGTTGGTGAACCTTTGAGGCGATAGTGATGCCGCGCTCGCGCTCGAGGCTGATGGAGTCCATGGCGCGTTCGTGGGGGATATCGGCGCCGCACTGGCGGAGAAGGCGGTCCATGAGGGTGGTCTTGCCGTGGTCGACATGCGCTATCACGGCCACGTTGCGGAGCCGGCTAGGGTCGAGCGCGCC from Castanea sativa cultivar Marrone di Chiusa Pesio chromosome 6, ASM4071231v1 includes:
- the LOC142640637 gene encoding uncharacterized protein LOC142640637, whose protein sequence is MAGSLLRSLWSSTRRSLSSPPPLKPHSLFLRALSSSSASAFASSAAVSPIGALDPSRLRNVAVIAHVDHGKTTLMDRLLRQCGADIPHERAMDSISLERERGITIASKVTSILWNENELNMVDTPGHADFGGEVERVVGMVEGAILVVDAGEGPLAQTKFVLAKALKYGLRPILLLNKVDRPAVSEERCNEVESLVFDLFANLGATEEQLDFPVLYASAKEGWASASFTKEPPADARNMSQLLDAIIKYVPPPTANIDAPFQMLVSMMERDFYLGRILTGRVSYGIIRVGDRVHGLRNKDSGVEKIEEAKVVKLMKKKGTAIVPIDSAGAGDIISMAGLASPSIGHTVANVEVMTALPTVELDPPTISMTFGVNDSPLAGRDGTHLTGGRIGDRLMAEAETNLAINVLPGLSESYEVQGRGELQLGILIENMRREGFELSVSPPKVMYKAEKGQKLEPIEEVTIEVNDEHVGLIMEALSHRRAEVIDMGPVPGNFGRTRLSLTCPSRGLVGYRSVFSSDTRGTGFMHRAFLTYEKYRGPLGNVRKGVLVSMGYGTITAHALMSLEARGTLFVTPGMETYDGMIVGEHSRDTDLDINPSRAKELTNVRAASKDENVKLSPPRLMTLEEAIGYVASDELIEVTPKAIRLRKKYLDVNKRKTMSKRPKE